From a single Desulfobaccales bacterium genomic region:
- the clpP gene encoding ATP-dependent Clp endopeptidase proteolytic subunit ClpP — MPLIPIVVEQSSRGERAYDIYSRLLRDRIIFLGTAINDDVANVVIAQLLFLEAEDPDKEINFYINSPGGLVTAGMAIYDTMQYIKSPVATLCMGQGASMAALLLTAGAKGKRFALPHARILIHQPLGGFQGQATDVEIQAREILRLREDLNEIMASHTGQPIERIHQDTERDFYMSGQQAKEYGLIDEVITHRETGIMFPPKHQD, encoded by the coding sequence ATGCCGTTAATTCCCATCGTAGTGGAGCAGAGCAGTCGGGGGGAGAGGGCTTACGATATTTATTCCCGTCTGCTTCGAGACCGGATTATCTTTCTGGGGACGGCCATCAATGATGATGTGGCCAATGTGGTGATCGCCCAGTTGCTGTTTTTGGAGGCCGAGGATCCGGATAAAGAGATTAACTTTTACATTAATTCCCCTGGGGGCCTGGTGACCGCCGGGATGGCCATATATGACACGATGCAGTATATCAAGAGCCCGGTAGCCACCCTGTGCATGGGCCAAGGCGCGTCCATGGCGGCGTTGCTTTTGACCGCGGGCGCCAAGGGCAAGAGATTCGCTCTGCCTCATGCCCGCATCCTGATTCACCAGCCCTTGGGCGGGTTTCAGGGTCAGGCCACTGATGTCGAAATCCAGGCTCGGGAGATTTTACGCCTGCGGGAAGATCTCAATGAAATCATGGCTAGCCATACGGGCCAACCCATTGAGCGCATCCATCAGGATACGGAGCGGGATTTTTACATGTCCGGCCAGCAGGCCAAAGAATATGGCTTAATTGACGAGGTCATCACCCATCGGGAAACTGGGATCATGTTTCCGCCTAAGCATCAGGACTAG